GAGCTAAAGCATGTCGTCAGCGACTACAACGGGACCCTTGCCGTGGACGGAATCCTTATCGAAGGCGTCGCAGATGCCCTGCGCACGCTCTCGGAACATATCGAAATCCATGTCGTCACGGCCGACACTTTCGGCCTGGCGAAAGCCCAGCTTGCCGGTCTCCCCGTCACCTTGGTCATCGCACCGCCGGAAAACCAGGCCGACACCAAGCTCGATTATATTCGAAAGCTGGGGGC
This genomic stretch from Termitidicoccus mucosus harbors:
- a CDS encoding HAD family hydrolase, which codes for MISLSIPDYGDIELKHVVSDYNGTLAVDGILIEGVADALRTLSEHIEIHVVTADTFGLAKAQLAGLPVTLVIAPPENQADTKLDYIRKLGAANVVAIGNGRNDRKMLEHAALGIALIQKEGAAAETLRSADVVSTSILEALDLLSNTKRLKATLRS